One segment of Ascidiaceihabitans donghaensis DNA contains the following:
- a CDS encoding aminotransferase class I/II-fold pyridoxal phosphate-dependent enzyme yields the protein MKYAASRLDPVKPSASAWVSQAAKAAIAAGEDVIDLGLGEPDFDTPPHIIEAAHRAALNGETRYPPTNGTVVLRQAVVDKLARENALTYGLDEVIVSNGAKQVLFNAMMATLEPQDEVLLCAPYFGQYKDIVLILGGTPVELICPATDGFILKPDALRAAITPKTRWIMLNLPSNPAGAVYSDDDLRALGQVLDDHPDVLILSDEIYEHILFDGRSFLSFAAANAQLKDRTLTVNGVSKAYAMTGWRIGYGAGTAPLIAAMTKVQSQICSGACAIAQAAAAAALNGPQDEVRRFNAAFEARRNLVVDHVARIDGLTLDPPQGAFYALIGCAALIGATTPDGTTLANDADVTAYFLKAAGIAAVPGSAYGLEPFFRISTAASEAVLSTAMTRLASAVAALQLKETS from the coding sequence ATGAAATATGCGGCGTCCCGTCTGGATCCGGTCAAACCTTCGGCCTCGGCCTGGGTCAGCCAAGCGGCGAAAGCTGCCATTGCAGCCGGGGAAGACGTCATCGATCTGGGGCTGGGCGAGCCCGATTTCGACACGCCGCCCCACATCATTGAGGCTGCCCACCGCGCGGCCCTGAACGGCGAAACGCGCTATCCGCCGACCAATGGAACGGTGGTCTTGCGCCAAGCCGTTGTGGACAAGCTGGCGCGCGAAAATGCCCTGACCTACGGGCTGGACGAGGTGATCGTGTCGAACGGCGCAAAACAGGTGCTGTTCAATGCGATGATGGCGACGTTGGAACCGCAGGACGAGGTGTTGCTGTGCGCCCCCTACTTTGGCCAGTACAAAGACATCGTATTGATCCTGGGCGGCACTCCTGTTGAGCTGATCTGCCCGGCAACAGACGGATTTATCCTGAAACCCGATGCGCTTCGGGCCGCCATCACCCCGAAAACACGTTGGATCATGCTGAACCTGCCGTCCAATCCGGCTGGCGCAGTCTATTCTGACGACGATCTGCGCGCTTTGGGGCAGGTTCTGGACGATCATCCGGACGTGTTGATCCTGTCTGACGAAATCTACGAACATATCCTGTTTGACGGGCGCAGCTTCCTGTCTTTTGCGGCGGCAAACGCGCAGTTGAAAGACCGCACCCTGACCGTGAACGGCGTGTCCAAAGCCTACGCGATGACAGGATGGCGCATCGGGTACGGGGCTGGTACGGCCCCCTTGATCGCGGCCATGACCAAGGTGCAGTCGCAGATTTGTTCAGGCGCTTGCGCCATCGCCCAGGCTGCCGCCGCCGCTGCCCTGAATGGCCCGCAAGACGAGGTGCGCCGCTTCAACGCCGCTTTCGAGGCGCGGCGCAACCTTGTTGTGGACCACGTTGCAAGGATCGACGGGTTGACGCTGGACCCGCCGCAAGGCGCCTTTTACGCCTTGATCGGCTGCGCGGCCCTGATCGGTGCCACCACACCCGATGGCACGACGCTGGCCAATGACGCGGATGTGACGGCCTATTTCCTGAAAGCCGCAGGCATTGCTGCCGTACCGGGCAGCGCCTACGGGCTAGAGCCGTTTTTCCGTATTTCCACGGCCGCTTCCGAGGCCGTACTCTCGACTGCAATGACGCGACTGGCTTCGGCAGTCGCAGCCCTTCAACTAAAGGAAACATCATGA
- the gap gene encoding type I glyceraldehyde-3-phosphate dehydrogenase, giving the protein MPVTVAINGFGRIGRNVLRAICESGRTDIEVVAINDLGPVETNAHLFRFDTVHGRFNGDVKTTDDTIDVGRGPIKVTAMRNPADLPWGHVDVVLECTGIFKSKEACQAHLDNGSSRVLISAPGKDADKTIVYGVNHGDLTADDVIVSNASCTTNCLAPVAKTLNDAVGITKGFMTTVHSYTGDQPTLDRMHSDLYRARAAALSMIPTSTGAAKAVGLVLPELNGKLDGVAIRVPTPNVSVVDLTFEAQRNTSVEEINAAIIAAADGPLKNVLGYTDLPLVSSDFNHDPHSSIFHLDQTKVLDGNMVRILSWYDNEWGFSNRMADTAVAMGKLI; this is encoded by the coding sequence ATGCCAGTGACTGTAGCCATCAATGGATTTGGGCGGATCGGGCGCAATGTATTGCGTGCGATTTGCGAAAGTGGACGCACAGACATCGAAGTTGTCGCCATCAACGACTTGGGGCCTGTCGAAACAAATGCGCATCTGTTCCGTTTCGATACAGTGCATGGACGCTTTAATGGCGATGTCAAAACCACGGATGACACCATTGATGTCGGGCGTGGCCCCATCAAAGTCACCGCAATGCGCAACCCTGCAGACCTGCCATGGGGACATGTGGATGTGGTGTTGGAATGTACGGGTATCTTCAAATCCAAAGAGGCGTGTCAGGCGCATCTTGATAATGGATCGTCGCGGGTTCTGATCTCGGCGCCAGGGAAAGATGCCGATAAAACAATCGTGTATGGTGTGAACCACGGTGATCTGACGGCGGACGATGTGATCGTGTCCAATGCGTCATGCACCACAAACTGCCTTGCCCCCGTGGCCAAGACCTTGAACGATGCCGTGGGTATCACGAAAGGGTTCATGACCACTGTCCACAGCTATACCGGTGACCAACCGACGTTGGACCGGATGCACAGCGATCTATATCGTGCCCGCGCCGCCGCGTTGTCTATGATCCCGACATCAACGGGCGCCGCAAAAGCTGTTGGACTTGTGTTGCCCGAACTGAACGGAAAGCTGGACGGCGTGGCGATCCGTGTCCCAACCCCCAACGTGTCTGTTGTGGACCTTACCTTTGAGGCGCAGCGCAACACATCTGTTGAAGAAATCAATGCAGCCATCATCGCCGCAGCCGATGGGCCATTGAAAAATGTTTTGGGATATACCGACTTGCCTTTGGTGAGTTCGGATTTCAACCACGACCCCCATTCGTCGATCTTTCATCTGGATCAAACCAAAGTGCTGGACGGCAACATGGTGCGCATTTTGAGCTGGTATGACAACGAGTGGGGTTTTTCCAACCGCATGGCCGACACTGCCGTGGCGATGGGCAAGCTGATCTAG
- a CDS encoding ABC transporter ATP-binding protein — MLLQAHQLKKSFQSVDGPVPVLRGIDLSVDAGETLALTGESGSGKSTLLHILGGLDVVDSGTISLEGRDITGLDDTGRAALRRDTFGIIFQQFNLIPSLTVAANIAFQARLAGKASAEDLAHLADALGLTEQLNKYPEQLSGGQQQRVAIARALAVRPKLVLADEPTGNLDEDTAEQVLAQMLNLVADTGAALVMVTHSPTLANRMGRRLHLRQGQLA; from the coding sequence ATGCTTCTTCAGGCGCACCAGCTCAAAAAATCCTTTCAAAGTGTCGACGGCCCCGTCCCTGTTTTACGCGGCATAGACTTGTCAGTTGACGCAGGCGAAACCCTTGCTTTGACGGGCGAATCCGGGTCTGGAAAAAGCACACTTTTACACATTCTGGGCGGCTTGGATGTGGTGGACAGTGGCACAATTTCACTGGAAGGCCGCGACATCACGGGGCTTGATGACACGGGTCGCGCCGCTTTGCGCCGTGATACGTTTGGTATTATCTTTCAACAGTTTAACTTGATCCCGTCACTGACCGTCGCCGCAAACATCGCATTCCAAGCGCGTCTGGCGGGAAAAGCGTCCGCCGAAGATCTCGCACATCTTGCCGATGCTTTGGGCTTGACCGAACAGTTAAACAAATACCCGGAGCAATTGTCGGGTGGACAACAACAAAGGGTCGCTATCGCCCGCGCTTTGGCTGTGCGTCCAAAGCTGGTGTTGGCCGATGAGCCCACTGGCAATTTGGACGAAGACACAGCCGAACAAGTGCTCGCCCAAATGTTGAACCTTGTGGCGGACACCGGTGCGGCACTGGTCATGGTGACCCACTCGCCTACCTTGGCCAATCGCATGGGACGCAGGTTGCATTTACGTCAGGGACAGCTTGCATGA
- a CDS encoding hydantoinase B/oxoprolinase family protein yields the protein MAKSHSNVAYQVMWNRLISVVEEQAQALVRTAFSTSVREAGDLSAGVYDVQGQMLAQAVTGTPGHVNAMADAVAHFIRRIGRDNIFENDVYITNDPWEGTGHLHDITMVSPSFYNGTLVGFFACTAHIVDIGGRGFGADAASVYEEGLYIPIMKFAERGHVDATLLRIVRGNVREPDQLVGDMYALATCNEIGHRRLIDMMEEFGLDALDDVATFILDNSRRATIEAIAALPRTSATGEMTVDGFAAPITLKVKVTVHEDRIVSDFTGSSGLDKKGINCPLVYAKAYACYALKVAIAPEVPNNAASLAPFEIEAPVDTIVNAVHPAPVALRHIVGHFVPDTVYNAFDKIVPGLVPAEGAGCLCNFQVSLRPRTDAPAPDDARRSEVLTFNSGGSGARPEHDGLNATAFPSGVMTMPIEATEHAGPVIIWRKELRPDSGGAGQQRGGLGQYMEVGAREGHEFDIQAMFDRVNHPAQGRRGGGAGAATTIAQDDGSPMNGKGKQFVPHGRRVMMAFPGGAGYGDPAKRSKDHVKRDLALGYISAETAAQDYGLSAEDIADVQNTVTKGGTI from the coding sequence ATGGCAAAATCACACTCAAACGTCGCCTACCAAGTCATGTGGAACCGGCTGATTTCGGTGGTCGAAGAACAGGCACAAGCCTTGGTGCGCACGGCCTTCTCCACTTCAGTGCGCGAAGCAGGCGATCTGTCAGCAGGCGTCTACGACGTGCAGGGCCAGATGCTGGCGCAGGCCGTGACAGGCACCCCCGGCCACGTCAATGCGATGGCCGACGCCGTGGCCCATTTCATCCGCCGGATCGGGCGCGACAACATTTTTGAAAACGACGTCTACATCACGAACGACCCGTGGGAGGGCACAGGCCATTTGCACGACATCACCATGGTGTCGCCCTCTTTTTACAACGGCACGCTGGTGGGCTTTTTTGCTTGCACCGCCCACATCGTCGACATCGGCGGGCGCGGGTTCGGGGCTGATGCGGCCAGCGTCTATGAGGAAGGTCTGTATATCCCGATCATGAAATTCGCTGAACGCGGTCACGTGGATGCCACCCTGCTGCGTATCGTCCGCGGCAATGTCCGCGAACCTGATCAACTGGTCGGGGACATGTATGCTTTGGCCACCTGCAACGAAATCGGCCACCGCCGCCTGATCGACATGATGGAGGAATTCGGGCTGGACGCATTGGATGATGTGGCCACCTTCATTCTCGACAATTCGCGCCGCGCCACGATTGAAGCCATTGCGGCCCTGCCCCGCACCTCGGCCACCGGCGAAATGACCGTGGACGGGTTTGCCGCCCCCATCACCCTGAAGGTCAAAGTCACCGTTCACGAGGACCGCATCGTGTCGGATTTCACCGGGTCGTCGGGCTTGGACAAGAAAGGCATCAATTGCCCGCTGGTCTATGCCAAAGCCTACGCCTGCTACGCGTTGAAAGTCGCGATTGCGCCAGAAGTGCCCAACAACGCGGCCAGCCTAGCCCCCTTCGAGATCGAAGCGCCGGTTGATACGATTGTGAATGCCGTGCACCCTGCCCCCGTGGCCTTGCGCCATATCGTGGGGCACTTTGTGCCAGACACGGTTTACAATGCTTTCGACAAAATTGTGCCGGGTCTTGTGCCTGCGGAAGGGGCGGGATGTTTGTGCAACTTCCAGGTGTCGCTGCGTCCGCGCACCGATGCGCCTGCGCCCGACGATGCCCGCCGGTCCGAGGTACTGACATTCAATTCAGGCGGATCTGGGGCGCGCCCCGAACACGACGGGCTGAATGCAACGGCCTTTCCTTCGGGTGTTATGACCATGCCCATCGAGGCCACAGAGCACGCAGGCCCTGTCATTATCTGGCGCAAAGAATTGCGCCCTGATTCAGGCGGTGCCGGTCAGCAACGCGGCGGCTTGGGGCAATATATGGAAGTGGGCGCACGCGAAGGTCATGAATTCGACATTCAGGCCATGTTCGACCGTGTGAACCACCCCGCACAGGGACGACGGGGCGGTGGCGCAGGGGCGGCGACCACAATCGCACAAGATGACGGCAGCCCGATGAACGGCAAAGGCAAGCAATTCGTGCCCCACGGGCGGCGCGTGATGATGGCCTTCCCCGGTGGCGCAGGCTACGGCGACCCGGCAAAACGTTCAAAGGATCACGTAAAAAGAGACTTGGCATTGGGCTACATCTCTGCCGAAACTGCCGCACAGGACTATGGCTTAAGCGCCGAAGATATCGCGGATGTGCAAAACACCGTGACCAAGGGAGGAACAATTTGA
- a CDS encoding NAD(P)/FAD-dependent oxidoreductase — translation MSNQTPNHSSYDIIIVGGAIMGSSTAWFLTEQKDFQGRVLVVEKDPSYEFSSTAHTNSCMRQQYSNALNVNISQFAADFVKNIRNYMKDDRVPELSIRSFGYMYLADTESFAQTLRENIKVQHDAGAATVLMTPEEIKAKYPFYNVDDIVLGSINTVDEGYWDGAAVFDWWRRLARERGVEYVQNEVVAMTKNAGGTRVESVTLAGGEVISCGQVVNASGPRAARTAAMAGIDIPVEPRKRFSWIFSAEQPLDQDLPLTIDPSGVHCRENGGGTYQAGGHADIDPAVDYDDFNMDHSFWENHAWPILATRIPQFEAVKVTHSWAGHYAYNTLDHNAVLGRHPEIENFIFQNGFSGHGLQQSPAMGRGIAELLVHGAYRSLDLSPFSYERITTNTPMIEKAVI, via the coding sequence ATGAGCAATCAAACACCAAATCACAGCAGCTATGACATCATCATCGTGGGGGGCGCAATAATGGGATCGTCCACGGCTTGGTTCCTGACCGAACAAAAAGACTTTCAGGGACGCGTGCTGGTCGTAGAAAAAGATCCAAGTTACGAATTTTCCTCAACGGCGCACACCAATTCCTGTATGCGCCAGCAGTATTCCAACGCGCTAAACGTCAACATCTCGCAATTTGCGGCCGATTTTGTGAAAAACATCCGCAACTACATGAAAGACGACCGCGTCCCGGAACTGTCGATCCGGTCCTTTGGTTACATGTATCTGGCTGACACCGAAAGCTTCGCCCAAACCCTGCGCGAAAACATCAAGGTCCAGCACGATGCAGGGGCTGCGACCGTTTTGATGACACCGGAGGAAATCAAGGCGAAATATCCGTTCTACAATGTAGACGACATCGTGTTGGGCTCCATCAACACTGTGGACGAAGGTTATTGGGACGGGGCCGCTGTGTTTGATTGGTGGCGACGACTGGCCCGTGAACGCGGCGTTGAATATGTGCAAAACGAAGTGGTCGCGATGACCAAGAACGCAGGCGGGACGCGCGTGGAAAGCGTCACTTTGGCGGGCGGTGAGGTGATTTCCTGCGGGCAGGTTGTCAACGCCTCCGGCCCACGCGCCGCACGCACGGCGGCGATGGCGGGCATTGATATCCCCGTTGAACCCCGCAAACGCTTTTCGTGGATTTTCTCGGCCGAACAGCCGCTGGATCAGGACCTGCCGCTGACGATTGACCCGTCCGGGGTGCATTGCCGCGAAAACGGCGGTGGCACTTATCAGGCGGGGGGGCACGCCGATATCGATCCGGCAGTGGACTACGATGATTTCAACATGGACCACAGCTTTTGGGAAAACCACGCATGGCCGATCCTTGCGACCCGTATTCCGCAGTTCGAGGCCGTGAAGGTCACCCATTCCTGGGCCGGTCACTACGCCTACAACACGCTGGATCACAACGCGGTTTTGGGACGTCATCCCGAGATTGAGAACTTCATCTTCCAGAACGGGTTTTCCGGCCACGGATTGCAACAGTCCCCCGCCATGGGACGCGGCATTGCCGAACTTTTGGTGCATGGCGCGTATCGCAGCCTTGATTTGTCGCCCTTTAGCTATGAGCGGATCACAACAAATACACCAATGATCGAAAAGGCGGTTATCTGA
- a CDS encoding NAD-dependent epimerase/dehydratase family protein, with the protein MKKIVLTGAAGRLGSYLREPLTKLCDELVSTDIKDDVGTLYAGETYMQADLADFAAMDKVIEGADMVVHMGAFVDEGPFEQLLGPNFVGSYNVWEAASKHGVRRVVYGSSIHAVGMYPKNEFIDTEVAHRPDTFYGLAKCFTEDLGRMYWEKRGLESVHMRILSCAQVNNARALGSWLSYDDLIQLVTRCIETPVTGFAVIYGVSDNDRAPVDNSKASFLGYRPKDNAEQFAEEILANEPPMDPHDPNHMCHGGPFAGVDLGNSGLAGMNVVDDRKEN; encoded by the coding sequence ATGAAAAAAATCGTATTGACCGGCGCCGCGGGCCGTCTGGGGTCATATTTGCGCGAACCGCTGACCAAGCTGTGCGATGAATTGGTGTCCACAGACATCAAGGACGATGTTGGCACGCTGTATGCCGGTGAAACCTACATGCAGGCCGATCTTGCGGATTTTGCCGCGATGGACAAAGTGATCGAAGGCGCCGACATGGTTGTACATATGGGCGCTTTTGTGGATGAAGGCCCGTTCGAGCAATTGCTTGGACCAAATTTCGTAGGGTCTTACAATGTCTGGGAAGCGGCCTCAAAGCATGGTGTGCGCCGTGTCGTTTACGGGTCTTCCATCCATGCCGTTGGCATGTATCCCAAGAACGAATTCATCGACACCGAAGTCGCCCACCGTCCCGACACATTCTATGGTCTGGCCAAGTGCTTTACCGAAGATTTGGGCCGCATGTATTGGGAAAAGCGTGGGCTGGAAAGCGTTCACATGCGTATCCTGTCCTGCGCCCAAGTCAACAATGCCCGCGCTTTGGGGTCGTGGTTGTCTTACGATGACCTGATCCAGCTGGTCACACGGTGCATCGAAACCCCTGTCACCGGATTCGCCGTCATTTACGGCGTGTCAGACAATGATCGTGCGCCCGTGGACAATTCCAAGGCCAGCTTTTTGGGCTACCGTCCGAAAGACAACGCAGAACAATTCGCGGAAGAGATCTTGGCCAATGAACCACCCATGGACCCACACGACCCCAACCACATGTGCCATGGCGGTCCATTTGCGGGTGTCGATTTGGGCAATTCCGGTCTGGCCGGAATGAACGTCGTTGACGACCGAAAAGAGAATTAA
- a CDS encoding DUF6502 family protein, translating into MSSADPSPNAQIFERALKTVLRPMMRMLISKGIAAPAFYRVVKQTYVETAVELLGRDATDSRISVMTGVHRRDVKEFRDPDRHAEESLRRKVSILTSIVGRWLSDPVYADAQGAPVAIKRTGEAPSFDALVQSVSRDVRPRTILDELIRQDIVYQTDDLIALDMDVLVGPADTDQRMHFFAHNLGDHMAAAVENLLEEQPKLLERAVFYNHLTASSVDKLEAQARSLSQDTLLKINRLAADMQSTDKVLAEGKQRFRYGVFFYKEDESEAPKGKGPQ; encoded by the coding sequence ATGAGCAGCGCAGATCCTTCCCCGAACGCCCAAATTTTTGAGCGGGCCTTAAAGACTGTATTGCGCCCAATGATGCGCATGCTGATCTCAAAAGGGATTGCGGCCCCCGCTTTTTACCGTGTGGTGAAACAAACCTATGTAGAAACAGCTGTTGAACTGCTGGGCCGCGACGCCACAGACAGCCGCATAAGTGTCATGACAGGTGTGCACCGGCGGGATGTGAAAGAATTTCGGGACCCCGACCGGCACGCGGAAGAAAGCCTGCGCCGCAAGGTTTCCATTTTGACGTCAATTGTCGGGCGCTGGTTGTCTGATCCGGTTTATGCCGATGCGCAGGGCGCTCCTGTTGCGATCAAACGCACTGGAGAGGCTCCGAGTTTTGACGCGCTGGTGCAATCTGTCAGCCGGGATGTACGGCCACGTACGATTCTGGATGAGCTGATCCGCCAAGACATTGTGTATCAAACGGATGATCTTATCGCGTTGGATATGGATGTCTTGGTGGGGCCTGCCGACACCGACCAACGCATGCATTTTTTCGCGCACAACTTGGGGGACCATATGGCAGCGGCTGTGGAAAACCTACTGGAAGAGCAACCGAAACTGTTGGAACGTGCGGTGTTTTACAACCACCTGACGGCGTCCTCCGTTGACAAATTGGAAGCCCAAGCACGCAGCCTCAGCCAGGATACGTTGTTGAAAATCAATAGGTTGGCGGCAGATATGCAAAGCACCGACAAGGTGTTGGCCGAAGGCAAACAACGCTTTAGATACGGTGTGTTCTTTTACAAAGAAGACGAAAGCGAAGCCCCGAAAGGAAAAGGTCCCCAATGA
- a CDS encoding HpcH/HpaI aldolase family protein, producing MQMPPNPFMRALASKQKQLGIWTSLNSPFAAEVTAPAGFDWALVDMEHSINDYFSVLGQLQAFAASSTTAIVRPEWNDPVAVKRLLDMGVPGLLFPMIQTVEEAEKAVAATRYPPHGIRGFSGGTRANKFGRVTDYLDKVEGETAVLLQIETRSAIEQAEAIASVDGVDGIFFGPADIAADIGKLGQPLDAAVWDLIRPVAAKLRDMGMPVGTLVNDPDFAAQLLNEGFTFVACGTDTTLLARASDALLANVKGQLK from the coding sequence ATGCAAATGCCCCCGAATCCGTTCATGCGCGCCTTAGCCAGCAAACAAAAGCAATTGGGCATCTGGACCAGTCTCAATAGCCCTTTCGCAGCCGAGGTTACAGCCCCAGCCGGATTTGATTGGGCGTTGGTCGATATGGAACATTCGATCAACGATTATTTCAGCGTTCTGGGGCAATTGCAGGCCTTTGCGGCCAGCAGCACAACTGCGATTGTGCGCCCTGAATGGAACGATCCTGTCGCCGTCAAACGCCTGTTGGACATGGGCGTGCCGGGTCTGCTGTTTCCCATGATCCAGACCGTGGAAGAGGCCGAAAAAGCCGTGGCCGCAACCCGATATCCCCCACATGGAATACGCGGATTTTCGGGGGGCACGCGGGCCAATAAATTCGGGCGCGTCACGGATTATCTGGATAAGGTCGAAGGCGAAACCGCCGTTTTGCTGCAAATCGAAACCCGCAGTGCCATCGAACAGGCCGAAGCCATCGCAAGCGTCGATGGTGTGGATGGCATTTTCTTTGGCCCCGCTGACATTGCCGCAGACATCGGCAAACTGGGCCAGCCTTTGGATGCTGCAGTGTGGGATTTGATCCGACCGGTGGCCGCAAAATTGCGTGACATGGGTATGCCTGTCGGGACTTTGGTCAATGATCCGGATTTTGCAGCCCAGCTGTTGAACGAAGGCTTCACCTTTGTGGCGTGCGGCACGGACACCACCCTTCTTGCCCGCGCATCTGATGCATTGCTGGCAAACGTCAAAGGGCAGTTGAAATGA
- a CDS encoding DUF5666 domain-containing protein yields MTTKPVTRRAMIVGASACLLLPRTSFGQNIEAPVEGGIGGTGIVGVLTEFGSLIVSGNYVQTDKTTLFTDGFGAIREADLRLGNSLTVEAQGGPDHLVARRVHVTHPLVGRVEQLTQGGRLLRVNGVDVVLARGVPSVRAGAFVKVSGLWRGQSVVGSAVEIVKPTQHLVSGDVSRASGFNVMQVGGAKVRGAGIGSLQPGGFATAVGQYDPLTGILNVTKVTSGRFIGAAVPLVHLSVEGYLEPTRAAPGYRIAGLGHSFQRNLKLDAYKDKRMLFNGGYTGKFAARSAVILPERKASRARLLGAMSREDR; encoded by the coding sequence ATGACCACAAAGCCTGTAACGCGTCGCGCGATGATCGTCGGGGCTTCAGCGTGTTTGCTGTTGCCCCGGACCAGTTTCGGGCAAAATATCGAAGCGCCCGTGGAAGGCGGCATCGGGGGAACCGGCATCGTTGGGGTTCTGACGGAATTTGGCAGTTTGATCGTCAGTGGGAATTATGTGCAGACGGATAAGACAACCCTGTTCACCGACGGGTTTGGTGCGATCCGCGAAGCCGACTTGCGGCTGGGCAACAGTTTGACAGTTGAGGCCCAAGGCGGGCCAGATCACCTTGTCGCCCGCCGCGTTCATGTCACGCATCCCTTGGTGGGACGGGTTGAACAGCTCACGCAGGGTGGCCGGCTTTTGCGTGTCAACGGGGTTGATGTGGTGTTGGCCCGTGGCGTGCCATCTGTGCGCGCGGGGGCGTTTGTCAAAGTGTCTGGCTTGTGGCGTGGGCAATCTGTGGTTGGCAGCGCGGTGGAAATCGTAAAACCGACACAACATTTGGTGTCAGGCGATGTGTCCCGCGCGTCGGGGTTCAATGTCATGCAGGTGGGCGGCGCGAAAGTGCGCGGTGCGGGTATCGGATCCTTGCAGCCGGGTGGATTCGCAACGGCGGTGGGCCAATATGATCCGCTGACCGGGATCTTGAATGTCACCAAAGTGACATCGGGGCGGTTCATTGGTGCCGCTGTTCCATTGGTGCACTTATCGGTGGAAGGGTATCTGGAACCGACGCGTGCGGCGCCGGGTTACCGCATTGCGGGTTTGGGCCACAGCTTCCAACGCAATTTGAAACTGGATGCGTACAAGGACAAACGTATGCTTTTCAACGGCGGATATACTGGAAAATTCGCCGCCCGAAGTGCTGTGATCTTACCCGAACGCAAAGCATCCAGAGCGCGGCTGCTTGGGGCGATGTCACGCGAAGATCGTTAG